The Bradyrhizobium oligotrophicum S58 genome contains the following window.
GCAAGGATGAGGCCGGTTCCAGTGGGGAGTTGAGGCGACACGGTCTCAGCCAACGGATCGCGCCGGCGGCGGCCGCCGAGATCGGTGCCGTTCTGATGAAAATCGCAATCCTGGCCGCCGAAGCGTCACAGACGTTGAACAGTGCCAACAACACGGTTGCGACCGGATCACCACGATGGATGGTCACTGGCGTGCCCGCAACGAGCTGCCCGGGCAATCCGACGGCAACTCCAATAGGCCCGCAGCAACAGCCCGCGAGCCGGCGTGAGGAGCATTTTTCCTGTCCGAGCAAGGCGGCGAATGTCAGGGTCAGCAGAGGGCTGGTGCAGATCACAAGCGCTCCCGGCGAGGCGGCGGTGTTTTGCATGGCAATTGTCAGACGCCACGGGCAAAGCCTGCGGCCACACTACCAAGAGCGAGAGTGGCCGCACAATCCGGGCCGGCGGACATTGCGGTCGCCCGAGAAGCGGTGCAAGGCACGCAGCCGCAATCGCGCAGCGAAGAAAAGGTAACGGTTAGCGAACCATGCTGCCAAACGATCAGGCCCGTCGTGGCGAGTTGAGCGCCGTTGGCGCGGATCGCGACCGTGGCGACAACTGATACGACTGCGGATGTGGTACGAAGGTTCAGCCTCCAGAGGTCCGTTCGTCCGAGATGATCTTGCATCCGCAATCTCCTGGTTCCGCACCTCAAGCGGCGTGCCGAAGCGCGTGACGTGCGGGGCTGTGACAAGTGCGGGGTGTTGCGAGCTACAATCTGGCGTCAGCCGACCAGCAGACGGACGGGCTCCGCCGCCATAGGACCTCTGCTCAGCCGACTGGCATGTCACTCGGAACAGCGGGGGGCCGATCAGCTTTCGTTGCCATGCGGAGCCGATGGTCATCCTAATATGAAGATCACGATGAGGCTCAGCTATCCGGAAAGGTAGCGGTTTTGGACCCAGTCGCATGTCTGTCACGATCACGGGAAATTCTTCCGCTCGGCTGGAACGCTACGGACGCCACGAGATGCGTTTGTCAAACGTGCGTGAGCACCATTCGAGAGAGTTCGCGCGAGCATTGAGCGGAAGCAACCGTGACATGGTCGCGCGACTGGCAGCAGCGCGGCCGCATCGTAGCTACCGAGAATCGAGCGATTTGAATGAAACCGAACGTCCCTGAAATACTCAAAATCCACTGTGTTGCGCTCGATCGGTGTCAACTGCGTAGATTGATAGCCCCCGTGCCGGATCCCTCGTTGCTAGCCTCCGCAACCGTTGGTGAGCGAGCTGCAATGGCAGGGACGAGTGTGGAATGAGTGAGTTCAACTGGCGGTCGTCCGAGTCTTACAAGAAGCTAGAGACAGCCGATGCGGCCGACTTTGCCTGGGAATGTCTACGTCGCAATCCAGACTATCGGCGAGACTACAGCGATCTGCTTGCGCAAGACAAAGACGGCCCGACCGATCCTGAATTTAGGCGGCGATGGGGGCTTTCTTTTCGCGGCTGACCCAATGCGGCGGTTTGATGCTCAGGCCATATTCTGGGCACCGGAAGTGCTGCCGACTGTGCTTCGGGTTGTTCCGACCTCGCAAGGCTCGCTTGCGCCATTCTCTCATCTCGACCTTCGCGGATCGCCCGACGCCGAGCTGAGACGGGCGTCCGATGGCTGGTACGCGGTGCTGCAGCTGGGCGGCGCCACGCACCGGCTGATGCTCTCCCGGCTTCCGGCGAAGAGGATGGCCGTGGCCGTCGAACTGCCGCTCGACCGAGATTTCGATTTGCAGACCCGCGCGGCCTATCGGCTTTGGACGGCGCTGAGACGAGGTCTGATCACGCTTTCGGCTCACCCCGGGCCTGTTCAGCAGCGCCGGCGCCTCGTTCTGGCGCTGCGCGCCTTGGATGGCCGTGTCGAGGGCCAGAACTATCGGGCGATCGCCACGGTTCTGTTCGGGTCCGAGCGAGTTGAAGATCGGGGATGGAAAACGCACGACCTGCGCAGCCGGACCATCCGGCTGGTTCAAACAGGTCAGACGCTGATCCGAGGCGGCTATCGAAATCTGCTGCGTAGCCAACGGCGATCAGCATGATCGGCCCGCCGGCCCGCCTCGCAGCCGCCGCGGAAGCCGACCATCGGCGCAAGGACCGGCTGAGCACGCCGGGCGCTAAAACTCAGTCATCCGGCTTGGCTGATGTCCTTGAGCGCACTACTCGTCGTCGCGCGAGCTGAGAAGCTCGGCCATCTGCAGTACCTTTCGGCGAAGCCGCTCGTCGGATATACCGAAATAGAGCTCGAGCAGTTGGCGGGATTCGCGTTTGGTCACAAGCTCACTGAACTCCGCCGTCTGCTCATGGGACGCCTTTGGCGCAGCGGCGCGCGGCTTGGCGTCAATCTCGTCAAAGAACCACGTGATCGGAACAGCCAGCTGGTTTGCGATTTCGTAGAGCCTTGATGCGCTGATCCGGGTCTCGCCAGCTTCATACTTCTGAATGAGTTGAGCTGTGAGGCCGAGCCGTCTTGCCAGGTCATCCTGGCTGAGATCGAGCAGGTTCCGTCGCAGGCGCAACCGCA
Protein-coding sequences here:
- a CDS encoding transcriptional regulator domain-containing protein, whose product is MSEFNWRSSESYKKLETADAADFAWECLRRNPDYRRDYSDLLAQDKDGPTDPEFRRRWGLSFRG
- a CDS encoding DUF2285 domain-containing protein, whose amino-acid sequence is MRRFDAQAIFWAPEVLPTVLRVVPTSQGSLAPFSHLDLRGSPDAELRRASDGWYAVLQLGGATHRLMLSRLPAKRMAVAVELPLDRDFDLQTRAAYRLWTALRRGLITLSAHPGPVQQRRRLVLALRALDGRVEGQNYRAIATVLFGSERVEDRGWKTHDLRSRTIRLVQTGQTLIRGGYRNLLRSQRRSA
- a CDS encoding helix-turn-helix domain-containing protein, which encodes MAISKQLPDGRPAASRNPGKRLRRSSKKPNHVDQHVGMRLRLRRNLLDLSQDDLARRLGLTAQLIQKYEAGETRISASRLYEIANQLAVPITWFFDEIDAKPRAAAPKASHEQTAEFSELVTKRESRQLLELYFGISDERLRRKVLQMAELLSSRDDE